In the genome of Sebastes umbrosus isolate fSebUmb1 chromosome 14, fSebUmb1.pri, whole genome shotgun sequence, one region contains:
- the slc4a1a gene encoding solute carrier family 4 member 1a (Diego blood group) produces MENNFSFEGSDVSYEENDTAFPSPLRLTPPGQSVIYDLEWKRPEEEEEEENEPPMAIVIPSDSEAYLNLNTNATTRGDAQAYVELNELQGNTWQETGRWVGYEENLNPATGTWGPSHVSHLTFKSLIQLRKTMSTGAVILDLNASSLSAVAEKVVDELLSKNEIRASDRDDLLRALLMRRSQSEAAEVIPSGDIEMQTFSVTKKRDTSDNMEASIVLSGVLDTLEKPVVGFVRLADSMVMNSSLESPVPVRFVFMLVGPSQSGMDYSETGRAMGALMADWVFCLEAFLAQTDRDLTNAIADFMDCSIVIPPTEIQDKDMLEPIINFQKKMLRERLRPIDTRLAFGDRAIAEKAPQEPREDPLARTGYPFGGMVKDLKRRYRHYLSDYTDALNPQVLAAVIFIYFAALSPAITFGGLLADKTDRMMGVSELMISTSIQGIIFCLIAAQPVLVIGFSGPLLVFEEAFYAFCKSQEMEYIVGRIWVGMWLIVIVVIIVAVEGSFLVRFISRFTQEIFSILISLIFIYETFYKLMKIFQAHPLVLNYDHLNMTLDNPFHPIVIEHTVTDHEGNITIHEKEIERAYPNTALLSMCLMFGCFFIAFFLRHFKNGHYFPGPLRRLIGDFGVPIAIFFMIAIDISIEDAYTQKLVVPKGIEVTNPQIRGWFINPMGEKKNFPIWMMFACCVPALLVFILIFLESQITTLIVSKPERKMVKGSGFHFDLLILVIMGGVASIFGVPWLSAATVRSVTHANALTVMTKGPKPEIEKVLEQRISGMLVAIMVGVSIFMEPLLKMIPMTALFGIFLYMGITSLSGIQMWDRMLLLITPKKYHPADAYATMVPTRKMHLFTFIQLVCLAALWIVKMSPFSLALPFVLILTIPLRMLMTGTLFTAKEMKCLDADDAKVTFEEVPGVDVYDESPLP; encoded by the exons ATGGAAAACAATTTCAGTTTCGAG GGCAGTGATGTGTCCTATGAAGAAAACGACACAGCCTTCCCGTCTCCACTGAGACT GACTCCACCAGGTCAGAGCGTCATCTATGACCTGGAATGGAAGAGGccggaagaggaggaggaggaggagaatgagcCACCTATGGCCATCGTCATCCCCAGTGATTCAGAGG CTTATCTGAACCTGAACACCAACGCCACCACGAGAGGGGATGCTCAA GCCTATGTGGAGCTGAATGAGCTCCAGGGCAACACCTGGCAGGAGACCGGCCGCTGGGTCGGCTACGAGGAGAACTTGAACCCCGCCACAGGAACATGGGGTCCTTCTCATGTCTCCCACCTCACCTTCAAGAGCCTGATTCAGCTCCGCAAGACCATGAGCACAG GTGCCGTCATCCTCGACCTGAACGCCAGCAGTCTGTCTGCTGTGGCTGAGAAGGTGGTCGATGAGCTGCTGAGCAAGAATGAGATTCGCGCCAGCGATCGTGACGACCTGCTGAGAGCTCTCCTCATGAGACGCAG TCAGTCTGAGGCAGCTGAGGTTATTCCCTCTGGAGACATTGAGATGCAGACCTTTTCTGTAACCAAGAAG AGAGACACCTCTGACAACATGGAGGCTTCAATTGTCCTCTCAG GTGTCCTGGACACCCTGGAGAAACCAGTTGTGGGTTTTGTGAGACTGGCTGACTCTATGGTGATGAACTCCTCCCTGGAGTCCCCTGTCCCCGTTCGCTTCGTCTTTATGCTGGTGGGCCCTAGCCAGAGCGGGATGGACTACAGCGAAACTGGCCGTGCCATGGGTGCTCTGATGGCCGACTGG GTGTTCTGCCTGGAGGCCTTCTTAGCCCAGACGGACAGAGATCTGACCAACGCCATCGCTGACTTCATGGACTGCAGCATTGTGATCCCTCCCACTGAGATCCAAGATAAGGACATGCTTGAGCCAATCATCAATTTCCAGAAGAAGATGCTGCGTGAGAGACTCCGTCCAATCGACACCCGCCTAGCCTTCGGTGACCGGGCCATAG CTGAGAAAGCTCCACAGGAGCCTCGGGAGGACCCTCTGGCCCGTACAGGCTATCCTTTCGGTGGGATGGTGAAGGACCTGAAGCGCCGTTACCGCCACTACCTCAGCGACTACACAGACGCTCTGAACCCTCAGGTCCTCGCTGCCGTCATCTTCATCTACTTCGCCGCCCTGTCCCCGGCCATCACCTTTGGAGGGCTTCTGG CTGACAAAACGGATAGAATGATGGGCGTGTCAGAGCTTATGATCTCCACCAGCATCCAGGGTATCATCTTCTGCCTCATCGCCGCCCAGCCCGTCCTCGTCATCGGCTTCTCTGGACCACTGCTGGTGTTTGAGGAAGCGTTTTACGCT TTCTGCAAGTCCCAGGAGATGGAGTACATTGTGGGCCGTATCTGGGTGGGGATGTGGCTGATAGTGATCGTGGTCATCATCGTGGCCGTGGAAGGCAGCTTCCTGGTCAGATTCATCTCCCGCTTCACTCAGGAAATCTTCTCCATCCTCATCTCTCTCATCTTCATCTATGAGACCTTCTATAAGCTCATGAAG ATCTTCCAAGCCCACCCTCTGGTCCTGAACTACGATCATCTGAACATGACATTGGACAACCCCTTCCACCCAATCGTCATAGAGCACACCGTGACCGATCACGAAGGTAACATAACCATCCATGAGAAGGAGATCGAAAGGGCCTACCCCAACACTGCCCTGCTGTCTATGTGCCTGATGTTTGGCTGCTTCTTCATTGCGTTCTTCCTTCGCCATTTTAAAAATGGTCATTACTTCCCCGGCCCG CTCCGTCGTTTGATCGGAGATTTCGGTGTCCCCATTGCTATTTTCTTCATGATTGCTATTGATATCAGCATTGAGGATGCTTACACTCAG AAACTGGTTGTGCCAAAAGGCATTGAGGTGACCAACCCCCAAATCAGAGGCTGGTTCATTAACCCcatgggagagaagaagaacttCCCCATCTGGATGATGTTCGCCTGCTGTGTGCCAGCTCTGCTCgtcttcatcctcatcttccTGGAGTCCCAGATTACCAC GCTGATTGTGAGCAAACCTGAGAGGAAGATGGTGAAAGGATCCGGTTTTCATTTCGATCTGCTCATCCTGGTCATCATGGGGGGCGTCGCCTCTATTTTCGGGGTGCCCTGGCTGAGCGCTGCCACCGTGCGATCCGTCACCCACGCCAATGCTCTCACTGTCATGACCAAGGGCCCGAAACCAGAGATCGAGAAGGTGCTTGAGCAGAGGATCAGTGGCATGCTGGTGGCCATCATGGTTG GTGTTTCTATTTTCATGGAACCTCTTCTGAAGATGATTCCTATGACAGCCTTGTTCGGTATCTTCCTCTACATGGGTATCACCTCTCTGAGTGGAATCCAGATGTGGGACAGGATGCTTCTGCTGATCACACCAAAGAAATACCATCCCGCGGACGCCTACGCCACCATG
- the LOC119501466 gene encoding migration and invasion enhancer 1-like produces MGLLKIEVEYSGGQEYGPRYQELARVVKAEFPEADVSGSVGRQDSFEITINGQLVFSKKELGEFPNEDAVMKQIQNAADGKRMEKIPVDPPCVIM; encoded by the exons ATGGGGTTGTTGAAAATAGAAGTTGAATATAG CGGAGGACAAGAATACGGACCCCGCTATCAGGAGCTCGCCCGGGTTGTGAAGGCTGAGTTTCCAGAAGCGGATGTGTCCGGCTCCGTGGGAAGACAAG ACAGCTTTGAGATTACAATCAATGGGCAGCTGGTCTTCTCCAAGAAGGAGCTAGGGGAGTTCCCAAATGAGGATGCC GTAATGAAACAAATCCAGAATGCCGCCGATGGCAAACGTATGGAGAAGATCCCCGTTGATCCACCCTGCGTCATCATGTAA
- the LOC119501465 gene encoding migration and invasion enhancer 1-like, whose amino-acid sequence MGLLKIEVEYCGGUGYGPRYQELARVVKAEFPEADVSGSVGRQGSFEITINGQLVFSKKELGGFPYEDAVMEQIQLAADGKPMQKITKSRAPCVIM is encoded by the exons ATGGGGTTGTTGAAAATAGAAGTTGAATACtg CGGAGGATGAGGATACGGACCCCGCTATCAGGAGCTCGCCCGGGTTGTGAAGGCTGAGTTTCCAGAAGCGGATGTGTCCGGCTCCGTGGGAAGACAAG GCAGCTTTGAGATTACAATCAATGGACAGCTGGTCTTCTCCAAGAAGGAGCTAGGGGGGTTCCCATATGAGGATGCC GTAATGGAACAAATCCAGTTGGCCGCCGATGGCAAACCTATGCAGAAGATCACCAAATCCCGTGCACCCTGCGTCATCATGTAA